In Arachis hypogaea cultivar Tifrunner chromosome 17, arahy.Tifrunner.gnm2.J5K5, whole genome shotgun sequence, a single window of DNA contains:
- the LOC140180500 gene encoding uncharacterized protein — translation MKRYLEKMLKHLQQFKDTEVRHIIRKLNSQANALFKLASTKPGGNNRSLIQETLKEPSVIKLDNKLDVLSIFGLNLGWMVPFIEYLKFDILPEEQKEAKRVWRKAQNYTLVQNVLYRRRVSAPLLKCVPTDRTEEVLEEVHNGICGNHLGHGLWLER, via the coding sequence ATGAAGAGATACTTAGAGAAAATGCTTAAACATCTTCAACAATTTAAAGACACTGAAGTCCGACATATAATTCGGAAACTTAATAGCCAAGCAAATGCCCTTTTTAAATTGGCAAGTACCAAACCTGGGggaaacaacagaagcctgatacAAGAAACCCTCAAAGAACCCTCCGTTATCAAGTTAGATAATAAATTGGATGTTCTATCCATTTTCGgcttaaacctcggatggatggtTCCCTTTATCGAATatctaaaattcgacatccttccCGAGGAGCAAAAGGAAGCCAAGAGGGTTTGGAGGAAAGCCCAGAACTACACCTTGGTACAAAATGTTCTCTATAGAAGGAGAGTATCtgcacctttactaaaatgtgtTCCGACTGATAGAACTgaagaagtcttggaggaagtacataatGGCATCTGTGGAAACCACCTCGGGCACGGTCTCTGGCTAGAAAGGTAA